A stretch of the Prochlorococcus marinus str. MIT 0918 genome encodes the following:
- a CDS encoding RNA methyltransferase yields MDKRKIDVKIILVEPIGEINLGSIARLCKNFDVNELRLVSPRCDPLSPDSLKMAMHGKSFLENAKIYKELIDAVEDCGHIIATCGRIDHGKSIPLNSSKHVLEWILKKSTNKPIALVFGREDRGLSNTELLLAQKVISIQTSKDYPSLNLSHAVAIILNNLYTSKNEFSFLENDSLIEYAPAIELNNFIEDAKKLLLEIGFLHKHTAKSRMSKIQVLLQRGEVRSDEIALIRGILRQLRWFHKKTK; encoded by the coding sequence GTGGATAAAAGAAAGATTGACGTCAAAATAATCTTAGTAGAGCCAATAGGAGAAATTAACTTAGGGAGCATAGCCAGACTTTGTAAGAATTTTGATGTTAATGAATTAAGACTAGTTTCTCCACGTTGTGATCCATTAAGTCCCGATTCATTAAAGATGGCCATGCATGGCAAATCATTTCTTGAGAATGCAAAAATATATAAAGAATTAATAGATGCAGTAGAAGATTGTGGTCACATCATTGCTACTTGTGGTCGTATTGATCATGGGAAAAGTATCCCTCTAAATTCTTCCAAACATGTTTTAGAGTGGATTCTTAAAAAATCTACAAACAAACCAATTGCTTTGGTTTTTGGAAGAGAAGACAGAGGACTTTCAAATACTGAACTTCTATTGGCACAGAAAGTCATTTCAATACAAACATCAAAAGACTATCCATCTCTTAACCTCTCACATGCAGTAGCAATTATTCTCAATAATTTATACACTTCTAAAAATGAATTTTCTTTCTTAGAAAATGATTCTCTAATTGAATATGCCCCAGCAATAGAATTAAATAACTTTATTGAGGATGCAAAAAAACTCTTACTAGAAATAGGTTTTCTACACAAACATACTGCTAAATCAAGAATGTCAAAGATACAAGTGTTACTTCAAAGAGGCGAAGTAAGATCAGATGAGATTGCCTTAATCAGAGGAATTTTAAGGCAATTAAGATGGTTTCACAAAAAAACCAAGTAA